CACACCACCTGCGGCCTCACGGTCCAGGAAGGGGCCGACCCCACGGTGGCCCAGGACCTCTTAGGCCGGCTCGCCGAGCTCGCCCCTAGGCACCGCCCCCAGGACCGGCACCTGGAGGGGAACTCCCACGCCCACCTCAAGAGCCTCCTCACCGGGGTCCACCTCCTCCTCCTGGCGGAGAAGGGGCGGCTGAGGCTTGGGCGCTGGCAGCAGGTCTTCCTGGTGGAGTTTGACGGCCCCCGGGTGCGGGAGGTTTGGGTGCGCCCCCTCTAAAGCCCAAGGAAGGCCCGCAGGGCCTCCTCGTCCAGGTACTTGCCCACGAAGAAGGGGCCGAACTCCCCGTAGCGGGCGGAGACCTCGTCAAAGCGCATCTCGTAGACGATCTTCTTGAACTGGACGGGGTCCTCGCTGAAAAGGTCCACTCCCCACTCCCAGTCGTCCAGGCCCTGGGCCCCGCTGATGACCTGCATCACCTTTCCCTGGTACTTTCTCCCCGTCTCCCCGTGGGCCTTCATGAGGCTCGCCCGCTCCTTGGCCGGAAGCATGTACCAGTTGTCCTGGCCCTGGCGCCGCTTGTTCATGGGGTAGAAGCAGACGTACCCCGACTTGGGAACCCTCGGGGTGAGGCGGGGCTTGACGTAGGGGGACTCGGGGTCTAGAGGCTTCTCCTGGCTTCCCAGCTCCACCACGGAGTAGAAGCTGTAGCTCCGCCCCAGGTACCGGGCGAAGGCGGAGCGGGAAAGGCGGGCCTCCGCCTCCAGAAGGGGGTCAAGCCCGGGGCGGAGGTTGAGGAAGAGGAGGTCGGCCTTGTGGCCCACCACCTGGTAGATGCCGTAGGAACCCTGGCCCGCCTCCTCCAGCTCCCGCCACTCCCGCACCAGGCCTTTAAGCTCCTCCCAGGCGTCCTCCCGGGCCTCCAAGGGGGCGGAGAACCAGCGGGGGAAGTCCAAGAGGCGGAAGTCGTGGAGGATGTGCCAGCCCTCGAGGGTATGGGTGGGTTCGGGAACGTGCCGCTCCATCCTCCCCACTATAGCTCCGGTATACTTGGCCCATGCTGGCCGCGTTGCACATCGCCCTCACCCTGGTGGCGGTGGTCCTTTTGGGAAGGCTCGGCGCGAGGCTTTTGGGGAGGCTCGCCGCCCTCACCCCGAGCACCCGGGACGACGCCTTCTTCCGCCTCCTGGGCTACGCCTGGTGGGGGATGGTGGCCGTGGCCGGGGCAAGCTACCTGAGCCACGCCCTAAGCCTTCCCTACGAGCCCTTGGCCACCTGGGGGCGGAGCCTGGTGGCCTGGCTCGGGGGGAAGGGGGTGGCCGGCGGGGCCGTCCTCCTCGCCACCTGGACGGCCTACCGCCTGGTGCCCCTCCTCCTCCAAAGCCTCCCCTTGCCGGAAACGGAGGGAGAACTCACCCGGCAGGCGGTGCGGGCCAAGACCCTGAGGAACGTCTCCGAGTCGGCCCTGAAGGTCGCGGTGGTCACCGTGGGCGGCCTCTTCTTCCTCTCCAACCTCGGCCTCAACGTCACCGCCCTCCTCGCCGGGGCCGGGGTGGCGGGGCTTGCCTTAAGCTTCGCCGCTCAGAACCTCATCCGCGACTTCATCAACGGCTTTTTCATCCTCCTGGAGGACCAGTACGGCGTGGGGGACATCGTGAAGGTGGGGGACCTCGCCGGCGTGGTGGAGAAGTTCAACCTGCGCCTCACCGTTCTCCGCGACCTCGAGGGCAAGGCCCACTTCATCCCCAACTCCCAGATCCAGCAGGTCACCGTCTTCACCCAGGAGTGGAGCCGGGCGGTGGTGGACGTGGGGGTGGCCTACAAGGAGGACGTGGACCGCGTCCTCGCCATCTTCCGGGACGAGGCGGAGCGCTTCTTCCAGGACCCGGAGTGGCAGGACAAGTTCACGAACCCCCCAGAGGTCCTCGGCGTCCAGGACCTGGCCGACTCCGCCGTGGTCATCCGCACCCTCTTCAGCACCAAACCCGCCCAGCAGTGGGCCGTGGCCCGGGAGTTCCGCCGGCGGATCAAGAAGCGGCTGGACCAGGAGGGCGTGGAGATCCCCTTCCCCCACCGGACCCTCTACTTCGGGGAGCCCCTGCGGGTGGTTAAGGAAACGCCATGAGGGAAAGCCCTTACCGGATCCTGGAGGAAACCCTCAGGCCCCACCTGGGGGCCCGGGCCCAAGTGGTGTTGGAGGAGGGGCTCAAGCGGCTGGGCAAGCGGCCGGAGGAGCTGAGCGAGAAAGACGCCGAGACCCTCCTCAAGGGCCTGGTCTTCCGGGAGCTCCAGGCCCGCCTCCCCGCCGCCCAGGCCCGGCGGGCGGTGGAGGAGGCCCTGGCCCGCCTCGCCCCGGCCCCGGAAGGGGGCCTGGAGGCCCTGGAGCGGGGCCTGGCCCGCTTCGGCCTCTACGTGGACTGGCCCGAGGTGGGAAGGCTACGGGCCCTGGTGAACCGCCTGCGCCGGGAGCCCGACCCCAGGCTCCTCCAGGAGGGGCTCGCCCTCCTGGACCACCTGGAGGAGAAGCTGGAGGAGGCCCTCCTGCGCCAGGCCCAGGACCTCGCCCACCTGGAGGAGGCCCTGGAGCGGGTCCGTCCCCTGGGCGGCCCCAAGGTGCGGCGGCTGGAAAGCCTCATCCAGATCGTCCGCGAGGCCCACCGGGAGGGGACCTTGGCCCAGGGGGAGGTGGAGCGGGCCAGGGCCCTTGCCCTGGAGCTCCGCAAGTACCTGGCCTCCAGCGCCGTCCAGCCCGCCACCCTCCCCGAGATGGTCTTTGAAACCCAGGAAGAGGACGTGCTCGTCACCGTGGAGGAGGCCCCGGCCCTCGAGGAGGAGCTGGTCATAGACCTGGAAAGCCTCGCCGAACCCCAAGCCCAGGAGATCCGGGCCCTGGAGGTGGCGGAGGAGAAGCGGCGCCTGGAGGAGCTCGTCCTCCGTTACGCCCCCTTTTTGGACCACCCCCGGGCGGCCGCCTTGCGGGCGGAGGTGGAGGCCCTCCTGGAGACGGAGCAGCCCGCCCAGGAGAAGCTCAAGGAGCTGGAAGCGGCCCTGAAGGAGGCGGAGGCGGAGGCCAAGGCCGCAAGGCGGGCGCGCCTCATCCAGCTGGAGGAGGCCCTCCGCCGCCTTCCCCTTCCCCAGGAGGCCAAGGCCCCCCTGGAGGAGGCCCTCCGCCTGGCCGAGGAGACCCTGAGGGAAGGGGGGCTTCCCGACCTCGCCGCTTTGGAGGCGGAGCTTTCGGCCCTGGAGGAGGAGGCAAGGCGCCTTAAGGAGGAGAAGGCGCGGCTCTTAGAGGAGCTTTCCGCCCTCGGCGAGGCGGCGAAGCCCCTCGCCGAGGAGCTTGCCCGCCTCGAGGGGGAGGCCCTCGCCCAGGCCCTGCCCGGGATCCGGGCCCGTTACGCCGAGCTCCTGAAGGGCGCGGGGGAGGAGGCGCGGCGGGCGCGGCTAGAGGAGAGGAGGGCGGCCCTTAAGGCCCTCAAGGAGGAGGCGGAGGCCCTGGGGCTCGGCGAGGAGGTGGCCGAGGCGGAAAAGGCCCTGGCCCGGGGGGAGCTTCCCGACCTGGAGGCCCTGAGGCGCCGCCTGGAAGAGGGCCGGGCCCTCCGGCGGAGGCTCGCCCTGGAGGAGCTCGCCCGGCTCCAGGTCCTGGCGGAGCGCTTCCGCCCCCTGGGGGGCGAGGCGGTCCTCAAGGCCATAGAGGCGGAGCGCCAAAAGCCCCTCCCCGACCCCGCCCCCATCGCCCGGGCCCTCCAGGCCCTGAAGCGCCGCCTCGAGGCCAAGCGCCAGGAGCTCGGCACCCGCCTCGCCGCCTTTTTCCGCCGCTACGCCCCCCTGGAGGGGCTCAAAAGCGACACCCAGCGCCGCATCCGCCCCTTGGTGGAGTTCCTCCGCCCCGCCCAGAAGGCCCTGGAACGGCTGGGCCCCCGTGGGGTCCTGGAGGTGGAACGCGCCCTGGCCCAGGCGGAGGAGGCCCTCAAAGAGTTGGAGAAGGAGAAGGAGGCCGCGGACCGCCTCCTCAAGGAGCTGGGCCAGGAGGATCTGGAGGCCCTCCTAAGCGCCTTGGAAGCCCCGGGGGGCGGAAGGCCGGACCTCTCCCCCCTCCGCCTCCCCGGGGTAAAGGCCCTGGGGCTTCTGGACGACCCCCTCCCCCTCCCCCGGCCCCAGCTCAAGGCCCTCCACCAGGCCCTCAAGGCCCTGGAAGCCGCCACGGGAGAGGCCTTGGGCCCTGCTCTCGTCCGCCTGGGCGGGGGCTATCTGGTCCTCGCCCCCTGGAGGGGGTACGAGGCCGTGGCCCTGGTGGAACCCGAGGCCTTGGACCCCTTCTTGAAGGCCCTCTCCGGGTAGGGGTGCTACACTAAAAGTAGTGGTCGGCGCGGATCTCGGCCTCTGGAACCGCCTGGAACCCGCCCTGGCCTACCTCGCCCCCGAGGAACGGGCCAAGGTGCGGGAGGCCTACCGCTTCGCCGAGGAAGCCCACCGGGGGCAGCTACGGCGAAGCGGGGAGCCCTACATCACCCACCCCGTGGCCGTGGCCGAGAT
This region of Thermus thermophilus genomic DNA includes:
- a CDS encoding mechanosensitive ion channel family protein; the protein is MLAALHIALTLVAVVLLGRLGARLLGRLAALTPSTRDDAFFRLLGYAWWGMVAVAGASYLSHALSLPYEPLATWGRSLVAWLGGKGVAGGAVLLATWTAYRLVPLLLQSLPLPETEGELTRQAVRAKTLRNVSESALKVAVVTVGGLFFLSNLGLNVTALLAGAGVAGLALSFAAQNLIRDFINGFFILLEDQYGVGDIVKVGDLAGVVEKFNLRLTVLRDLEGKAHFIPNSQIQQVTVFTQEWSRAVVDVGVAYKEDVDRVLAIFRDEAERFFQDPEWQDKFTNPPEVLGVQDLADSAVVIRTLFSTKPAQQWAVAREFRRRIKKRLDQEGVEIPFPHRTLYFGEPLRVVKETP
- a CDS encoding secondary thiamine-phosphate synthase enzyme YjbQ; protein product: MEGVVRLEVPTPEEGFVNITRKVEAALSGHTGLVYLFVPHTTCGLTVQEGADPTVAQDLLGRLAELAPRHRPQDRHLEGNSHAHLKSLLTGVHLLLLAEKGRLRLGRWQQVFLVEFDGPRVREVWVRPL
- the hemQ gene encoding hydrogen peroxide-dependent heme synthase, encoding MERHVPEPTHTLEGWHILHDFRLLDFPRWFSAPLEAREDAWEELKGLVREWRELEEAGQGSYGIYQVVGHKADLLFLNLRPGLDPLLEAEARLSRSAFARYLGRSYSFYSVVELGSQEKPLDPESPYVKPRLTPRVPKSGYVCFYPMNKRRQGQDNWYMLPAKERASLMKAHGETGRKYQGKVMQVISGAQGLDDWEWGVDLFSEDPVQFKKIVYEMRFDEVSARYGEFGPFFVGKYLDEEALRAFLGL